TTTTGTGAAAGGACCAAAATCAACCGTCGACTTTGGTTACATTTACACGGAATCTGGTAGACCCAACCCATCATTTTTTTTCAGTGCCGGGTGCCCTGGCCCCTATTTTCTTTCACCAACGTGACAATAGGGAATAcctattactgcaatgttctgcgaATCAAGAATTATTTTTGCTATTCgacatttatttgttaatttgtcGGTAAATTTTGGCATGAGGTTAAAGCTGTGTCAGTTTTGCTTTATAGGTAATTGTAGTGTTTCGTGATTAACATATGCGTATTTCGAAATGGCTCTATGAAAGTTGTCACTGTCAAGAGTGGTGAAATAGGGACAGGTTacttagctacgccactgggtgGATTAGGGAAAGGTTGGTTACCTATATAGCCACGCCACGGGGTGAAACGAGTCCTTGGGTCCTAGACGAGCGTGAGATTGGTGATGTTGGGTGCTAGGGCGGCGGGCGGCATCTTGCGCACGCTGAAGCGGAAAGCGAGCGTGCCCTCCCTTGCGAAGTGCGGCACCAggcgcggcggcagcgcggcgCACCGGCCCGCGCCGAACGACGCGTCCGCCGCCTCCGCGTCGCTGGTACAACGCTCCGCGAACACCGCGCGTCGCGCCGCGTCCTGCACCAATAATTAATGGATTGGCACAAGATAGAGGACAAAACACTAAAAGGACGGTCGGTCGCCAACCCGATGGTCGGATCTATCGACGCGCAATCGGCAAAAGCCGATagaaaaaaagctttatttCTGCGCAAAAGAccgaaaaagacgtcgacgcACCAGCAGGTGTCGCCCGAGCCGATTCGAACCCAACCACCCCTTTTTAGctcttaatgagggctatcgcgaatgaattcgccgctagaggcgctagtgtagcgtgaggtctccgaaatgtcaaatctcatagtttttgagtgagctaaacaataagattttttttgtgaatatttttaacCTGCGCAATTAtgcattacggggcaatgaatgtctgtgttttgagacagttttgtctttcggaaacttttgcgAACAAAACAAGACTAAGGTGGTTGCGAtacctaaactttgttttaacgcccgtaataacaggctctgaaagccacacttaaaaacctcacgcaacagtgcgccatctagtgagacaaaaaacgatagccctcattgcgtggacgtaaagctttttttgccgattCCGCGTCAATAGAAGTGGGGAGACCCTGAGGCAATAACGAGGCTCGCTTTGCCTGCAGCTTTGAAACAGGCAGAGGACAGTGGTGTGGAAGCAGTTCGTCAACGtcttcgtaaaaaaatataaaaacgggACGATCATCAGAAACTAAGAACACGATGAAGTAAAGAATGCGTAAGCACGCGCAGCGCAGCGCAAGGTACACAGAACAGAAAACGCGGCGCCCTTGAATCAGTTCtcatactaaggggctgtttcaccatccattggttagtgttaactgacggttaaatgtgatgccgtctctatttgttttgttcgaatacacggagacggcatcacatttaaccgtcacttaacactaatcaatggatggtgaaacagcccctaaatgtataTAGAAACTTCGCGATCCAAAGAAGAGACGAGGAGGACGGAGACGCCCTCGGCCCGTATCCGCCCCACAACGTCCCGCGTCGCGCCCCCGGTCCACATCTCTTCTGTGCTGTGTGGCTTACGCCAACATTCTTGTATTATCACAAGATAAATCTCTCGCCAGGCGGATGTTATGCCTAGGgtttatctaaaataaaaatccgGCAACACAGTGACTGTCACACTGGACAGTGAAGATagcttaaaaaaagtatttcattattcatgtcaagtatgtacctacctgtttactgATGACATGTATCTCGTAAATGTAGAGATTAGCGTTCTTCTTGCTGCCAATGTGTTGCACGACCCAGTCGACGCCGTCGGGGTCCGTCTTCATGGACACTATGAAGTGCATGTTGCCCTGGGCGACCAGCCACACGTTGCGCGCGCTGTGTCCCTCTCGCACGCCGCGGACCTCCGTCTCGGAGCCCGGGACCAGGCAGTTGGAGGGGTGCTTCTGCTTGAAATGGTCCATCATTTGCTTCAGTTTACCTGAGAACAGGGACAACTAGGGTCACCGACATATCCAATCCAAGCGAATTAACTCGTTGAAGCGAcaattgcgttacgtaatacttgaacgctCCCGAGGAGAGACTGACTGTTGGCTGGTGACTGTCTGTTACCTATCCAGAAGCAGTTGTTGAATGCGGCGTTGAGCGGACACAGCATGTCGCGGAAGATGCACTCGCGGCCGTGGTCCTCGGCGTCGCGCGCCGCCGTGAACACGTAGGCGCAGCCCGCGGCCGCGTTGGCGCACGCGCGCTTCACGGCCCGCGCCGGCgccccgcgcgccgccgccgcccgcgccgcgctcgccgcctGCCAACACCGGGCCGTTCATTGACCGAGGGCGGATCCAGGATTAAACCCTGTCCAGACGGAGCGTAATGCGCGCGAGGGCACTCGCACGTTCCCGAGGTACTAGAGTTACATtcgggaaacaataatgtacaactcggaatgtacatgcaataatgtacgacgtgataatccgaagcattattgcttccgattatcatggtcgcgcattatcagggcgtacaaaatatttcgcgcgctgtaatgtacgtagtgataatgtacgacgtgataatctgaatccaatcgattgGCCATGGATCGaacgagcgcagcgagcgagatcgatatagtcggGCGGGTTAggtaaggtatattttttttatttcaatcacggaaatcgtaaggcatgataatctAAAGACAttatgcttcggattatcacgtcgtaaattattgcgcgtacattattggttccctgctagttcggtacggggtgataatgcacggcatgataattcgtgcacataagcacggattatcaggccgtgcattaacaagtcgtacattaactacacccgaATCAATAAGGGTTTTCAAAGAggcggaatatcgctagatggcattagtatcgtgaggtacgtttgactcgtgattggctcatttagttatttatctaatcacgagcaaacgtcaaacggatctcacgatactaacgccatctagcgatatttcgcctctgtgaaaacctcATTCGCAAGTTCTTGCGGTGCGTCGTGCGAGGTCGTAGATTTTTACGATGCAAGCATCGCAGTTTTTTGTACAAGCCATGGCCATGGGGAGTCACATGGTAAAATTTTAGTTAGTTTTTCCCAAGtaaaatattgatatttatttattgtagaaTAAAATGAATCAAGTAACAAAATCGATTCTCCTCTTTTGTCATAGAAAGTATGTATTATGTTGTCCTAGACCCAATGGTTGCTGCGTAAGGCGTAAGACAGCCGTGATGGCATTGCAACTTAGGGCTCCGGATTGGCAAAACATCTTGATCACGAACGGCTTTAACGTATGGCACAGTGATCCCAACCACATAGTTTGCTGACCTGCTTGCCTTGCTCGTTTCCAATGcttcataaaaaaaacggtaaaaaGTCGCCTTCTTGCCTTTTCAATGATGTCTTCCAAGGTCCAGTTCCTCATGGAGGTCATGGGCTTGCGGCAGATGGGGCAGTTGGGCGGCGCCAGGGCGCTGCTGCACGCGCTGCAGAGGCTGTGCCCGCCCTGGCACTGCAGGATGGGCGCCGTCAGGGTCTCCAGGCACACCGGGCACTCCGGGACGTCCACGGCTGATGCGGACATTCTGGGAAGTAGAAGTACTAAGTAGTAAGAGTAAGTAGAAGTAGAAGGGATAAGATGTTGGTGGAAAGAAATTGTGAATGAGATTGTGATCGTGCGTGCTTGACAATGAGGCCTTATAGATATTCGTAGAATGTACGCTTTTACAAAATCACCGCAGGACCCTTAGCTGAGTATTTGTGGAGACAATGGCACATGGACGGTCGAAGTACTAGCGACTGTACATATATATTTCTATCGTCTGTAAAGTAATACGTACCTACTACCTAGTGTGTATAGTGCCTGTATTACCAATGgtcctatattttatttttagtatttgttgttatagcggccacagtaatacataatctgtgaaaatttcaagtgtctaacttttacggcttaagaaatagagccctgtgacagacggacggacagacaagacagacagcggagtctcagtaatggGGTCCAGTTGGCAACCCCTTGggtagggaaccctaaaaacataccTAATATGTAACATATAAACAAAATTGAACTTTTACTAACGATTATTCCAAGAAGCAATAACACTACTCTTGTTTCTGGGTTACGTAGGTAGATACCTAAAAGTACATACTGTTGATATTTGATATGAAACATTGTTAGAGGAGTCTAGTGGTATGATGGAAGGGTAAAGCATGCCTGGCTAATCATAATAGCCTATTACTAATAGAGCATTCCAGTGGTTTGAAACATAATTATAGCTTGTTTTCTTTCATTTATTACTCACATTGATAGGTATATCATTATTCAGACTGGTTATGCAAATAATCTTGCAGCTTTTGTGCATTTTTATCAACTTGAAATAAATTGGAAGATTCACAATTTTTATgccatttttaacattttataaacaatttaatatcaaatttaagaataaataatttaattgcaataggtaggtacatgtattttttgcttgtgatatgtattttttttttacagtataattatgtatttaattaaaaagctacgttttattttaaattttgtgcCATCTTTCATATTTAATAGTGAAACTGTAATgtatgatatttaatttaatatcaacTTACTTATTTTGGTTTTCAACAAATTTAagtgtacctaaatatttagaTCTGGCAGTTAATTTACTGAATTTTACTGAATAATCATAGAAGTTTACAAAAATTCCATAAGCATTGCCAAAACTCAAGTTATGGTTTGTCATATCTCATATATCTAAACTTGTTTATTTGAATTTCatgatttattcatattttacttTTGCTACAATTCGGTTTGCTacaaaccggtcataaacattaattcgtttttaaggaatataaaagtctatcacaaataattattggagtagaaaAATTatcttatatgtatattaagattatctatattatatagattatcagaaaacatttttaattttcattcaatttttatggaataatcgagaaaaactaacaaaaatgcaacattgccagctcaccaggaataaacgctcttaaggtcCCCCTGTGGTGtcaggttagaattacacctttccatttcttccgtggatgtcgtaagaggcgacaaaggataggTATAGGTTAAGGAATACCATAGGCGATAGGCTACCAACCTGTCaatattgtaccttttttttgtcaaactgtaaacctaaaattgctaaaagtggctccgaagcggtaacgttttgtgtgctctgcctaccccatttgggaatacaggcgtgatgttgaATTAacagtcaaattgtaacacatttctcagtatttcgaacacaaatggactaaaaatacctacatgtacatattttattagCGGTACCTATTATGTTTTTATGATAGAAGTTAACACACTTagaaatagtttcgttgttcatttaaaaacaagtgtaattttttttttttttttttaaatggagtttacataattgtcactttttgtatgagaaacttaacaattatgtaaaactagccgttacccacaACTCCATCTGCGTAAATATCGGTTTTAACTATCCCGctgaaactatgcaattttccaggataaaaactatactatatccttccccgggactcattTATCTGTActtatactgaatttcatctaaatcggttcagcggtttaggcatgatgaagtaacaaataaacaaacagacttacaaacttgcatttattatattagggGGATTGCAGtacttgtaaattttattaaataggggCCAAAATTTGCCCTATTAGGTTAGGATGCGGGTTGTCAGTGTCCAGATGAGTGGATAGAGATGTCAACCTTTGATCTCAGTGGCAGTATGTATGAATTTAAACTGACAATGGATGACTTAAAAATTCCCAACTTTGTATTTTAAGTAACCAAACGGTTTTCAGTAAATGAAAAGTGCTTAATTGCTTCCTTACTTTTGCCTCTTCAATAAAatttcttaaattattatttgagaTCCAGAAGAAAGACGCAAATAGGTgcagttttttgtttatttgttgcaGTTACCCAGATATTGATATCTGATAGTTACATTACTATTTGTATGCCTAGACAGCTAATTGCATTATATTTACCAATATCTGGAACACCTAATTTATAATCCTATATTGACAAGGATATTTTACATACCTAATGGATAGTTAAAACAAGATCTATAAAAACTGcataaaatgtatcaaaaaAACTTCTCCAATTATAAAGTATGCTTTTAACACTGTTATACAGTTTTATAAAGTAAAACTTTTGAAATACTCCCTCATAATGCTGTTtgattctaaataaataaaataaggctAATATGAACAAGCTGCAGCTAGCTATTGTTATTGCGTCATTgtcaaacaaattaattttagtCACAGggcagtaattctacttcatacACAAGTTTAATTGTttgataattaaatataaagctGATCCAACCCGCACCTAGCACTAGCCGAGATAACATCATCCCaactcaaaattatttaaaattacttgtCGCTTGAAGTATTACTTTGTTTTCAatgtaaatacaaaattttagaaatagaaaactTACCTGAGTATGTCTAAATCActattttgtaagataaaagtaaaataatagcAAAAAGTTTTGTTTCTACAACACCCTCTTCCAAGTTCCAACTAAGAGCGAGCGAGAGCgacagtcaagtcaagtcagtcataccatacatacatactcataGTCAACGAAACGAAACGAACAACTCATGCACCACACTCACGAAGTACTCgaacaagaaagaaagaacaaaGAAAGAAGGGTCATTGGTTGGTTTGGTTGGTTGGTGACTGATTGACAACTTTGACAAGTACAGACTGACCAACTTATCTGTGGACCAAGCAATACTACACTTTATATGAATGACATTAAAACTTTTTCGATTCACAGATAAGTTGGTCcgtctttattaaatttatttatagtccgtttatttatttttttatatgattctTGTCCATCAGAGCACAATTTGGCAGTGTGTACttataataactagcttttgcccgcggtttcgcatgcgtggaattcgtttatagcgCGCTGTTTACTCGGGAacgtgcattttccgggataaaaagtagcctatgtcactctctggtccataaactatctccatgccaaaaatcacgtcgatccgtcgctccgtttcgacgtgaaaaacggacaaacatacaaacacacacacacactttcgcatttacaatattaataagaagtaagtatggattagtatggatgaATAGTGGGTTTGCTGTTAttcgtgtaaaaaaaaatctagaaaaccaATGATTTTTTACATATCAACAAATATCCGATCGATTCGAGTTTGACTTGACATctgcgataaaaaaaaaacaatggggGTATTCCCGGAATTGTCTATGATGGTGGGTCTAGACTTGAGCTGTTCGAGACAAATGTTAAAAAGACCATGTTCTAACAATTTACTTCAAAATtgacttgcaaaaaaaaatggtgacCTCTTAATTTATTTCTACATTTCTACTATTTTAGTCAATTAAAATAATCGAACATGACCCtttattacgaagtgcaaaattcgaacttcgtgtcttgccgtcccgctgaagcttatatgatttaaaacgaaaaagtgatgggacggtacgatacgaacttcgattttcgaatttcatagtaagTAGCCCCTCTgagacaaatacaaataattattttgctcaaATAATGAACGCAAAACGCAAGAACGTTAAATGAAATAATTGAGTTTAGTAAATTATATACCCACCCACAGAGTTGGGCTCACATCACACAACTTCACTTGGTGGACGGACACCGGAGGACGCCATCGATGGCGGGACGATGAGTcgcgtatgcaagggattggATTGGGCCTGACATTGTGCTGGAGGCTGGAGGACAGGGaggtgtggagatcaagaggagaggcctttgcccagcttAGTtagtcaataaaataatatttataatcacTAAAATAcgatataaaatatatagtCTCAAAATAATTTTAGCAAAATACTGACCTAAATATAATTCTAAGTAATTTCCTTAGTGCTAGCATTTTTTCATTCCCTTCCCTTCCCTTTACATGCCTACATGAGACCAAACGGGAAGTATAGTAccctcataaaaaaaaacaaatcggttcataaatgacggagttctgaggtacttaactaaaaaaaaaatacaaccgaattgagaACATTTTcttgaagtcgattaaaagaGCAGCGAGCTGCGACTGATCATTATTTCTTCTTCAACGCAGAACTTTGCGCTTCCTTCTTTATAACAAACTTAAATGCGAGTTTCTCATCCTCCACATAGTGTCGCAGTTTCCGCAACGGTATAGACACGCATTTGCTTTCCCTAAAGATGTCATCGACTTGGATGGTGTCGTTAAAACAACGTTCAACGAATACGACACGGCTTGCTGCATCGTGGACGCTATTGATATGAATCTCGTAAATGTATCTCCGTGCTTCTTCCTTACTGCCGATGTACTGGATGCAAATGTGGACAGCCTTGTCGACAGTAGCGGTTTTTACTGTGATGAGGAAGTGCATATTGGTCTGTGCAATCAAGTATACGTAATGCATGTCGCGGTCTTCACAAATACCGCTCACTTGCATATCAGATTCATTACATATATTGCAGTTTAAAGGATGATTTTGTCTGAAGTGGTCCATCAGTTGCGTTAGTTTTCCTGAATAGATAAAAGAAGCGTTTTAAATATTAACGTAATTACCTAGTCAGTTCGTATTTGTACAGTACAGTCTGTTCCCGAACATACGTACGTATCCACTTTTCCATGcaattagtatgaaaaagtggatacataataaagttagggaaccgaccgtatctacataaataaataaaaacaaaagtgatATCAAGGCTAAGCACGGTAGCTTTGTCGCAATtcacaatttttaataaacattcaAAATGAGAAggaagtttcaaatgttaaactTTTCTACTTCTGATAATCCAGAGATTAGCAAGATCTTTCTGAGGGCCTCCGCTAAGTCGCGCGGGTGCACGGCTTGCCGCGGGCGTGGGTATGCTGTTTCAATAGGTTTCAACAGAGCAGATCGAGCCCGTCTCAAGCAGCACTGCTCTGTTAGATGACATGCAACAAGTACGCCGCGTCCGCACCAAGCCGCGGCATACATTCGCATTTGTTAGCGGAGGCCTTGAAAGTAAGATTACCCGTCCAGAAGCAAGTGTTCAAAGTGCCAAGTGGACACAGCATGTCGCGGAAGAAGCACTCGCGCGCGTGCTCCTCCACCTCGC
The sequence above is a segment of the Choristoneura fumiferana chromosome 9, NRCan_CFum_1, whole genome shotgun sequence genome. Coding sequences within it:
- the LOC141431326 gene encoding E3 ubiquitin-protein ligase siah-1-like, with amino-acid sequence MSASAVDVPECPVCLETLTAPILQCQGGHSLCSACSSALAPPNCPICRKPMTSMRNWTLEDIIEKAASAARAAAARGAPARAVKRACANAAAGCAYVFTAARDAEDHGRECIFRDMLCPLNAAFNNCFWIGKLKQMMDHFKQKHPSNCLVPGSETEVRGVREGHSARNVWLVAQGNMHFIVSMKTDPDGVDWVVQHIGSKKNANLYIYEIHVISKQDAARRAVFAERCTSDAEAADASFGAGRCAALPPRLVPHFAREGTLAFRFSVRKMPPAALAPNITNLTLV
- the LOC141431327 gene encoding E3 ubiquitin-protein ligase siah-1-like translates to MLSLGNDLLEEPEPVSNSNTALSSQRTLRPLDHSSGRRPLPAMRHYLLEAIAERLPCPYQVAGCEVALATCEVEEHARECFFRDMLCPLGTLNTCFWTGKLTQLMDHFRQNHPLNCNICNESDMQVSGICEDRDMHYVYLIAQTNMHFLITVKTATVDKAVHICIQYIGSKEEARRYIYEIHINSVHDAASRVVFVERCFNDTIQVDDIFRESKCVSIPLRKLRHYVEDEKLAFKFVIKKEAQSSALKKK